Below is a genomic region from Crocosphaera sp. UHCC 0190.
TGTGTTCTGCTTGGAACACGAACATGAAGTTGAAGGTTCCACTGATTCCTAAAGGCATACCATCAGAGAAAGAACCTTGTCCGATGGGGTAGATTAAGAATACAGCAGTCGCAGCAGATACAGGTGCGCTGTAAGCAACACAGATCCAAGGACGCATTCCTAAACGGTAGGAGAGTTCCCACTGACGGCCTAAGTAGCAAAATACTCCGATTAAGAAGTGGAAGATTACTAACTGGTAAGGGCCACCATTGTAAAGCCATTCATCTAAAGATGCGGCTTCCCAAATGGGATAGAAGTGTAAACCGATAGCGTTGGAAGAAGGAACAACAGCACCAGAGATGATGTTGTTTCCGTATAGTAAAGAGCCAGCTACGGGTTCGCGGATTCCATCAATGTCCACAGGAGGAGCAGCGATGAAGGCGATGATGAAGCAAGTGGTAGCAGTTAAGAGGGTGGGGATCATCAGAGTACCGAACCAACCTACATAAATGCGGTTGTTGGTGCTGGTAACCCACTGACAAAACTGTTCCCAAACGGAAACGCTTTCGCGTTGTTGTAAGGTGGTAGTCATTTGGTTATAATTCCTTATTGATTTGTCAAGGTACGATGTATTGACACTCTCATGATAAACAAGTTATCAAGTTTTGTAAAGAAGATTAACAAAACGTTTTCTTATCTTAGCTATAAGTTTTATTTATGTATCTAATAACATCAGATTAAGAAGCAAGGGGTAACTTAACTACTCCTTAAGGCCACAATGGGATCAAGTTTGGCGGCTCTTTGTGCGGGTAAGACCCCAAATCCTAAGCCAATACCGCCGGAAACCACTAGGGAAATAATAATCGCACTGGAAGAAATACCGGAAGATAAGGGGGAAAAAATGCCCACTAAGGTAATTAAACTAACCCCTGTGATAATCCCAATCATGCCCCCAGACAGAGAAATGATTACCGCTTCAATTAAAAATTGTCCTAAAATATCCCCTTGAGTCGCCCCTAATGCTTTTCTCAGTCCAATTTCCGAGGTACGTTCACTCACAGAAACCAACATAATATTCATCACCCCAATTCCTCCCACAACCAGAGAAATTCCGGCAATAACTGTCAGCATTGCCGTTAAACCTGTGGCAATATTCCCAACAATATCTAACATTTGTTTGGCTGTTTCTACCCCAAAATCATCTTCATTGGTAATCTTATGTCTGAGACGCAAAAGATTTTCAATTTGAAACTTAGCTGCCCGTACACTATCTACATCTTGTGCTTCTGCATTAATCCAGGTTAATTCTAAACCATAGGGAGAGGTTCGCCCGACAATTTGATTAGCCATAGTAGTTAAGGGAATTAAAACCGTTTCATCTAAATTAGTCCCAAAAAAAGACCCCTTTTTTTCCATCACTCCAATGATTTCAAAGCTGATATTTTTGGCTCGAATTTTTTCTCCAATGGGACTACTGGCTACAAAAAATCGGTCAGCAATCGCCGAACCAATAACCGCTACTCGTTTATTTCTTTGGACATCAATCTCATTAAAAAACCGTCCTGTTGCCACCGGAAAATTTCGCACTGAGGGATATTTAGGAGTCGTTCCTATTAGCGAAACATTCGTATTTTGACTCCGATAAGAAATTAATTGACGTTGATTAATTTCTGGGGCTACTGCTTTAATACCAGGAACTAGGGAGGTAATCGCTTTAGCATCTTCTAAAACTAAAGTTCTCGGTAAATTAAAAGTTGCCCGACGAGCTGTGCGAGTACCAGGAACAATAAAAATCACTGTGGGCCCCAAGGCGTTTAATTGTTCTTCTGCTAATTTTTGGGCCCCTTGGCCAATGCCAATAGTTGCAATCACTGAAGCATTACCAATAATCATCCCTAACATGGTTAGGCTAGTGCGTAATTTATTGGCTGCTAACATTGAGGCCGCCATTTTAAAACTTTCTAACAAATTCATAGAAACTATATGTTTTAGAAGGATTATTTTTTATCTTTTGGCTCAGGGATATCAATAAAAACTCGTTCTCCTGGGTTTAAACCCGATAAAATTTGGGTTTTATCATCTAAAACTTGGCCAATAGTAACGGAGCGAAATTTCGGGTTATTGTCAGCATCAGGCACCATAACTCCCGTTTCTCCTTCTTGGGTAACAATGGCAACGGTGGGAATGACTACAGCCTCATTAATTTCTTGCCCTAAAAACATGACATCTACATTCATTTTAGACAATAATTTATCCCGTCCTGTAATCAAGCCGATGGTCACTTCAAAAGAGGTCACATTTTGCTCCACAATGGCTTCTGGGGCAATACGAATCACTTGCCCTTGGAATTCTTCATTCGGGTAGGCATCAGCTTTAATAGTGACAGGTTGTCCTGGTTGAATCATGGCGATATCGACTTCAGGCACTTTAGCCACTATTTCTAAGCCCCGTGCTATGGCTAAAATTGAGCTAGAAGTGGCTGATGCT
It encodes:
- a CDS encoding ABC transporter permease, coding for MNLLESFKMAASMLAANKLRTSLTMLGMIIGNASVIATIGIGQGAQKLAEEQLNALGPTVIFIVPGTRTARRATFNLPRTLVLEDAKAITSLVPGIKAVAPEINQRQLISYRSQNTNVSLIGTTPKYPSVRNFPVATGRFFNEIDVQRNKRVAVIGSAIADRFFVASSPIGEKIRAKNISFEIIGVMEKKGSFFGTNLDETVLIPLTTMANQIVGRTSPYGLELTWINAEAQDVDSVRAAKFQIENLLRLRHKITNEDDFGVETAKQMLDIVGNIATGLTAMLTVIAGISLVVGGIGVMNIMLVSVSERTSEIGLRKALGATQGDILGQFLIEAVIISLSGGMIGIITGVSLITLVGIFSPLSSGISSSAIIISLVVSGGIGLGFGVLPAQRAAKLDPIVALRSS